From a single Lolium rigidum isolate FL_2022 chromosome 7, APGP_CSIRO_Lrig_0.1, whole genome shotgun sequence genomic region:
- the LOC124675082 gene encoding protein FLX-like 2 isoform X2, translating to MAHRGHSDGRSSQTPGLMRHGAFSTPSLSARQPLEPSPATILEILENKLAAVTGEAEKLIRENQRLASSHVVLRQDIVETEKEMQMIRSHLGDVQVETDMHIRDLVERIRLMEADIQAGDAVKKELHQVHMEAKRLITERQRFTSEIEILTKEIQNFPVDNSNLPELVAELDGLRKEHLSLRSAFEYEKNTNIKQVEQMRTMEINLITMTTEADKLRADVANATNRAHGAHVTAPQPGTAQTAAASAATNPYANAYANHPSAYQQGTPQAAAYQQGTPQAAAYQQGTPQAAAYQQGTPQAAAYQQGTPQAAAYQQGTHQTAPYQQGTHQAAAYQQGNPQAAGYQQGNPQAMAYQHGAYQQGTPQAGAYQQGTPQAGAYQQGTPQAGGYAYPTTYDANAYQMHANAYAGYSGYPVAGYAQPGYPGTYAAPQHPTTSGAATDGTNVYGAAASTGYPAPPVQASSGAANTGQAPPAPYPATYDPTSGAQR from the exons ATGGCTCATCGCGGACACTCAGATGGACGGAGCTCCCAAACTCCAGGCCTAATGCGCCATGGTGCATTCTCTACACCCAGCCTCTCTGCCCGCCAACCTTTAGAGCCTTCTCCTGCCACCATTTTGGAGATTCTGGAGAACAAGCTTGCCGCGGTGACCGGAGAGGCAGAAAAGCTTATCAGAGAGAATCAGCGATTGGCATCAAGCCATGTGGTTTTGAGACAGGATATTGTTGAAACTGAGAAAGAAATGCAAATGATTCGCAGCCACCTAGGTGATGTCCAGGTAGAGACTGATATGCACATAAGAGATTTGGTGGAGAGAATCAGATTAATGGAGGCAGACATACAGGCTGGTGATGCAGTGAAGAAAGAACTTCACCAAGTGCATATGGAGGCAAAGCGGCTTATTACTGAGAGGCAGAGGTTTACTTCTGAGATAGAGATACTGACTAAAGAGATACAGAACTTCCCTGTTGACAATAGTAACCTTCCTGAATTGGTTGCGGAGCTAGATGGGCTACGGAAAGAGCATCTCAGTCTAAG ATCTGCGTTTGAGTATGAAAAAAATACAAACATCAAGCAAGTCGAGCAGATGCGGACAATGGAAATTAACTTGATAACCATGACTACAGAGGCTGACAAGTTACGAGCTGATGTGGCAAATGCTACAAACCGAGCACATG GAGCACATGTGACAGCTCCACAGCCTGGGACTGCACAAACTGCAGCGGCGTCAGCAGCCACAAATCCGTATGCAAATGCATATGCCAATCACCCCTCCGCATATCAGCAAGGGACTCCTCAAGCAGCAGCATATCAGCAAG GGACTCCTCAAGCAGCAGCCTATCAGCAAGGGACTCCTCAAGCAGCAGCCTATCAGCAAGGGACTCCTCAAGCAGCAGCCTATCAGCAAGGGACTCCTCAAGCAGCCGCATATCAGCAAGGAACCCACCAAACGGCGCCGTATCAGCAAGGAACCCACCAAGCTGCGGCATATCAGCAAGGAAATCCCCAAGCTGCAGGATATCAGCAAGGAAACCCCCAAGCTATGGCATACCAGCATGGGGCATATCAGCAAGGAACCCCACAAGCTGGAGCATATCAGCAAGGAACCCCACAAGCTGGAGCATATCAGCAAGGAACCCCTCAAGCCGGAGGATATGCTTACCCAACCACTTATGACGCCAATGCTTACCAGATGCATGCTAATGCATACGCGGGCTATTCTGGCTATCCAGTTGCAGGGTATGCTCAGCCTGGTTATCCCGGCACGTACGCTGCACCTCAGCATCCAACAACCAGTGGCGCGGCTACTGATGGCACAAACGTGTACGGTGCGGCTGCTAGCACGGGGTATCCTGCTCCGCCGGTTCAGGCAAGCAGTGGAGCTGCTAACACGGGACAGGCACCACCAGCTCCCTATCCTGCAACGTATGACCCTACAAGTGGAGCCCAGAGGTGA
- the LOC124675082 gene encoding protein FLX-like 2 isoform X3: MAHRGHSDGRSSQTPGLMRHGAFSTPSLSARQPLEPSPATILEILENKLAAVTGEAEKLIRENQRLASSHVVLRQDIVETEKEMQMIRSHLGDVQVETDMHIRDLVERIRLMEADIQAGDAVKKELHQVHMEAKRLITERQRFTSEIEILTKEIQNFPVDNSNLPELVAELDGLRKEHLSLRSAFEYEKNTNIKQVEQMRTMEINLITMTTEADKLRADVANATNRAHGAHVTAPQPGTAQTAAASAATNPYANAYANHPSAYQQGTPQAAAYQQGTPQAAAYQQGTPQAAAYQQGTPQAAAYQQGTPQAAAYQQGTHQTAPYQQGTHQAAAYQQGNPQAAGYQQGNPQAMAYQHGAYQQGTPQAGAYQQGTPQAGAYQQGTPQAGGYAYPTTYDANAYQMHANAYAGYSGYPVAGYAQPGYPGTYAAPQHPTTSGAATDGTNVYGAAASTGYPAPPVQASSGAANTGQAPPAPYPATYDPTSGAQR; this comes from the exons ATGGCTCATCGCGGACACTCAGATGGACGGAGCTCCCAAACTCCAGGCCTAATGCGCCATGGTGCATTCTCTACACCCAGCCTCTCTGCCCGCCAACCTTTAGAGCCTTCTCCTGCCACCATTTTGGAGATTCTGGAGAACAAGCTTGCCGCGGTGACCGGAGAGGCAGAAAAGCTTATCAGAGAGAATCAGCGATTGGCATCAAGCCATGTGGTTTTGAGACAGGATATTGTTGAAACTGAGAAAGAAATGCAAATGATTCGCAGCCACCTAGGTGATGTCCAGGTAGAGACTGATATGCACATAAGAGATTTGGTGGAGAGAATCAGATTAATGGAGGCAGACATACAGGCTGGTGATGCAGTGAAGAAAGAACTTCACCAAGTGCATATGGAGGCAAAGCGGCTTATTACTGAGAGGCAGAGGTTTACTTCTGAGATAGAGATACTGACTAAAGAGATACAGAACTTCCCTGTTGACAATAGTAACCTTCCTGAATTGGTTGCGGAGCTAGATGGGCTACGGAAAGAGCATCTCAGTCTAAG ATCTGCGTTTGAGTATGAAAAAAATACAAACATCAAGCAAGTCGAGCAGATGCGGACAATGGAAATTAACTTGATAACCATGACTACAGAGGCTGACAAGTTACGAGCTGATGTGGCAAATGCTACAAACCGAGCACATG GAGCACATGTGACAGCTCCACAGCCTGGGACTGCACAAACTGCAGCGGCGTCAGCAGCCACAAATCCGTATGCAAATGCATATGCCAATCACCCCTCCGCATATCAGCAAG GGACTCCTCAAGCAGCAGCCTATCAGCAAGGGACTCCTCAAGCAGCAGCCTATCAGCAAGGGACTCCTCAAGCAGCAGCCTATCAGCAAGGGACTCCTCAAGCAGCAGCCTATCAGCAAGGGACTCCTCAAGCAGCCGCATATCAGCAAGGAACCCACCAAACGGCGCCGTATCAGCAAGGAACCCACCAAGCTGCGGCATATCAGCAAGGAAATCCCCAAGCTGCAGGATATCAGCAAGGAAACCCCCAAGCTATGGCATACCAGCATGGGGCATATCAGCAAGGAACCCCACAAGCTGGAGCATATCAGCAAGGAACCCCACAAGCTGGAGCATATCAGCAAGGAACCCCTCAAGCCGGAGGATATGCTTACCCAACCACTTATGACGCCAATGCTTACCAGATGCATGCTAATGCATACGCGGGCTATTCTGGCTATCCAGTTGCAGGGTATGCTCAGCCTGGTTATCCCGGCACGTACGCTGCACCTCAGCATCCAACAACCAGTGGCGCGGCTACTGATGGCACAAACGTGTACGGTGCGGCTGCTAGCACGGGGTATCCTGCTCCGCCGGTTCAGGCAAGCAGTGGAGCTGCTAACACGGGACAGGCACCACCAGCTCCCTATCCTGCAACGTATGACCCTACAAGTGGAGCCCAGAGGTGA
- the LOC124675082 gene encoding protein FLX-like 2 isoform X1 has product MAHRGHSDGRSSQTPGLMRHGAFSTPSLSARQPLEPSPATILEILENKLAAVTGEAEKLIRENQRLASSHVVLRQDIVETEKEMQMIRSHLGDVQVETDMHIRDLVERIRLMEADIQAGDAVKKELHQVHMEAKRLITERQRFTSEIEILTKEIQNFPVDNSNLPELVAELDGLRKEHLSLRSAFEYEKNTNIKQVEQMRTMEINLITMTTEADKLRADVANATNRAHGAHVTAPQPGTAQTAAASAATNPYANAYANHPSAYQQGTPQAAAYQQGTPQAAAYQQGTPQAAAYQQGTPQAAAYQQGTPQAAAYQQGTPQAAAYQQGTHQTAPYQQGTHQAAAYQQGNPQAAGYQQGNPQAMAYQHGAYQQGTPQAGAYQQGTPQAGAYQQGTPQAGGYAYPTTYDANAYQMHANAYAGYSGYPVAGYAQPGYPGTYAAPQHPTTSGAATDGTNVYGAAASTGYPAPPVQASSGAANTGQAPPAPYPATYDPTSGAQR; this is encoded by the exons ATGGCTCATCGCGGACACTCAGATGGACGGAGCTCCCAAACTCCAGGCCTAATGCGCCATGGTGCATTCTCTACACCCAGCCTCTCTGCCCGCCAACCTTTAGAGCCTTCTCCTGCCACCATTTTGGAGATTCTGGAGAACAAGCTTGCCGCGGTGACCGGAGAGGCAGAAAAGCTTATCAGAGAGAATCAGCGATTGGCATCAAGCCATGTGGTTTTGAGACAGGATATTGTTGAAACTGAGAAAGAAATGCAAATGATTCGCAGCCACCTAGGTGATGTCCAGGTAGAGACTGATATGCACATAAGAGATTTGGTGGAGAGAATCAGATTAATGGAGGCAGACATACAGGCTGGTGATGCAGTGAAGAAAGAACTTCACCAAGTGCATATGGAGGCAAAGCGGCTTATTACTGAGAGGCAGAGGTTTACTTCTGAGATAGAGATACTGACTAAAGAGATACAGAACTTCCCTGTTGACAATAGTAACCTTCCTGAATTGGTTGCGGAGCTAGATGGGCTACGGAAAGAGCATCTCAGTCTAAG ATCTGCGTTTGAGTATGAAAAAAATACAAACATCAAGCAAGTCGAGCAGATGCGGACAATGGAAATTAACTTGATAACCATGACTACAGAGGCTGACAAGTTACGAGCTGATGTGGCAAATGCTACAAACCGAGCACATG GAGCACATGTGACAGCTCCACAGCCTGGGACTGCACAAACTGCAGCGGCGTCAGCAGCCACAAATCCGTATGCAAATGCATATGCCAATCACCCCTCCGCATATCAGCAAGGGACTCCTCAAGCAGCAGCATATCAGCAAGGGACTCCTCAAGCAGCAGCCTATCAGCAAGGGACTCCTCAAGCAGCAGCCTATCAGCAAGGGACTCCTCAAGCAGCAGCCTATCAGCAAGGGACTCCTCAAGCAGCAGCCTATCAGCAAGGGACTCCTCAAGCAGCCGCATATCAGCAAGGAACCCACCAAACGGCGCCGTATCAGCAAGGAACCCACCAAGCTGCGGCATATCAGCAAGGAAATCCCCAAGCTGCAGGATATCAGCAAGGAAACCCCCAAGCTATGGCATACCAGCATGGGGCATATCAGCAAGGAACCCCACAAGCTGGAGCATATCAGCAAGGAACCCCACAAGCTGGAGCATATCAGCAAGGAACCCCTCAAGCCGGAGGATATGCTTACCCAACCACTTATGACGCCAATGCTTACCAGATGCATGCTAATGCATACGCGGGCTATTCTGGCTATCCAGTTGCAGGGTATGCTCAGCCTGGTTATCCCGGCACGTACGCTGCACCTCAGCATCCAACAACCAGTGGCGCGGCTACTGATGGCACAAACGTGTACGGTGCGGCTGCTAGCACGGGGTATCCTGCTCCGCCGGTTCAGGCAAGCAGTGGAGCTGCTAACACGGGACAGGCACCACCAGCTCCCTATCCTGCAACGTATGACCCTACAAGTGGAGCCCAGAGGTGA
- the LOC124671851 gene encoding pachytene checkpoint protein 2 homolog yields MEISFDPFPPPPAPAPAPTPAVPPFPSSPPLEPAVDTAAAVPSSPQPTAAVVAAPTPPDDKVLVSVEVLLHAASTARAEEVRAAVERMLETRSLSYVDGPVSIPADNHFLLKHVKRIQICDTDEWIENHKVLLFWQVKPVVHVFQLSEDGPGEEPSEDDTLSSFNEWALPAKEFDGLWESLLYEVGLKQRLLRYAASALLFTERGVDPCLVSWNRIVLLHGPPGTGKTSLCKALAQKLSIRFKSRYSMCQLVEVNAHSLFSKWFSESGKLVAKLFQKIQEMVEEESNLVFVLIDEVESLAAARQAAISGSEPSDSIRVVNALLTQMDKLKAWPNVIILTTSNITTAIDIAFVDRADIKAYVGPPTLQARYEILRSCIQELFRVGILASPQGGDLPSILSYSTLKEKLHCPEAAEPHTLHLSELLHQGAEQCEGLSGRSLRKLPFLAHASVPNPSCCDATSFMHTLVQTARRELLESRG; encoded by the exons ATGGAGATCTCCTTCGACCCcttccctcctcctcccgctcccgCCCCCGCTCCCACTCCCGCCGTGCCGCCCTTCCCCTCCAGCCCGCCGCTGGAGCCCGCAgtcgacaccgccgccgccgtcccctcctcGCCGCAGCCGACGGCGGCGGTCGTAGCCGCGCCCACCCCGCCCGACGACAAGGTCCTCGTATCAG TTGAGGTGCTGCTGCACGCCGCGAGCACGGCCCGCGCGGAGGAGGTTCGAGCAGCAGTTGAGAG GATGTTAGAAACTCGAAGTCTGAGCTATGTTGATGGTCCTGTCTCGATACCTGCTGACAATCATTTTCTTCTAAAACATGTTAAAAGGATCCAAATATGTGATACTG ATGAGTGGATTGAGAACCACAAAGTTCTGCTGTTTTGGCAAGTTAAGCCTGTTGTTCATGTGTTCCAG TTAAGTGAAGATGGTCCAGGGGAAGAACCAAGTGAAGATGATACACTCTCGAGCTTCAATGAGTGGGCTCTACCTGCCAAAGAATTTGATGGATTGTGGGAAAG CTTACTATATGAAGTCGGTCTCAAGCAGAGGTTGCTGAGATATGCCGCTAGTGCTTTGCTATTTACTGAAAGAGGTGTAGACCCATGCCTTGTTTCATGGAACCG GATTGTACTTTTGCATGGCCCACCTGGAACAGGAAAGACTTCATTGTGTAAAGCATTAGCTCAGAAACTTTCTATTCGCTTCAAGTCAAG GTATTCTATGTGTCAATTAGTTGAAGTCAACGCCCATTCGTTGTTCAGCAAGTGGTTTTCTGAAAGTGGAAAATTG GTAGCTAAGCTTTTCCAGAAGATCCAGGAGATGGTGGAGGAAGAAAGCAACCTGGTATTCGTATTAATTG ATGAAGTTGAAAGCCTTGCTGCTGCCAGACAAGCTGCCATATCCGGCTCTGAACCTTCAGACTCCATTAGG GTGGTAAATGCGTTGCTAACTCAAATGGACAAACTGAAGGCTTGGCCAAATGTTATCATTTTGACAACATCAAATATCACGACAGCTATAG ATATTGCATTTGTTGACAGGGCAGACATCAAGGCATATGTTGGACCCCCTACTCTTCAAgcacgctatgagattttgaggtCATGCATACAGGAACTTTTCCGAGTAGGGATTCTTGCATCCCCTCAG GGTGGTGATTTGCCTTCTATTCTGAGTTATTCAACccttaaggagaagttgcactgtCCCGAGGCTGCAGAACCTCATACACTTCATCTCTCTGAATTACTGCATCAAGGTGCAGAACAGTGCGAG GGATTAAGTGGAAGATCATTGAGAAAGCTTCCTTTCCTGGCACATGCTTCTGTCCCCAACCCTTCGTGCTGTGACGCCACCTCGTTCATGCACACGCTAGTACAGACTGCACGGAGAGAGCTCCTGGAATCACGCGGTTGA